The genome window atatatataataatttaaatgttagtatttattttaaatatgtaatttgaatatatttgattaattatttaattgtattttatatattattttattcaatattGGTAAAACACTGTATTCTATTATTTGAAATGTTAATATCAGATTGTATTTGATTAACATTTAAATTTCTTGTttcataatttgattgctttattcaaaataataatatttttttcaaaaaaatctcaattttatttttcttatcaaacgttcattattttttaaaaaataagattatttttaGCTTTTGCTTCGTGTGTCGTTGACAACAACCGTTATGAGTATCGTCGCACCACCTAGTCATAGCCACCTTTTACCCTCGCTACTGATCGACCtctacaattattattatttttttgtcattGTGATCAACTTGCAATAGTGGAGGCAGTCATTACTACGGGTTATCCATAGTGGAGATATCATATTATATTTTACAAATAATCACATCATATTATATTTTACAAATAATCACatacttatttttttatgaaagtatattatgataattttatttatatcatattttaaatcagTTTGCAACGATGATTGAATCAACTTGAGTGTGTTGATAAAATCCACTCAATtccatttttttcttcttaaacatactgcaaaagaaaaaatcaaaagtaTTAGAGTACAAAATTTATAAGTTCGTTTTGGGAGGGGTGCGCCGGGCCCTTGCAGTAGTGCAACGCAATGGCGACGCTCGAGGGCCCCAGTAGCAAGCTACCGTTAAGGACCCTCCCCCAtaagaaattaatttaatatcatagtgaGCCAATGGCTCAcgtatcagatattaaactgataagaacagatactacacttgatcttagccaaaaggccgaGAAAGGTATGAGTTATCAGTAACCCGGTTCTACCTCTATATAGCTCCCACTCCACCGACTAGAGCTACagtttccgatgtgggactaaagaaCACCGACGGACGAACCGACTTCACTGTGTATAATTAATTCCCTCGACCGAATTCGTCTGGATACTCTGATCGAAACTATATGAAATTTTTGAGAGAACCAAAGTCGTTGAACCAAAGTCACTGTGCCACTCGGACTCGCGTTTTCCATTACAATAGAAATACCCTACAATAGAAATATGAAGACAGTGTGACAGCCCTTAATCTATAATAACCTTTCAAAAGTTTGATCAAGAAATCAATTCATTTGGTATAGGAAATTGGACTATTAGTTTGGGCCAAATGGATGAACAGCTTGGTCATATTAGCTAAAACATAAAAAATCTTACTTGGAGCTTAGTAAAATATGGTAAATATTAAAgaaaatgagaaagaaaaagagtacATCCATTAGCAAACATACGGGATGTCAAGTTCCAATATTTCATAATTGTCAACTTTCTCTTTAATGCCACGGGAATTTTCCCGGATTGATAAATCCAAACTCCATTCCTCACAAATTTTTAGCATAAACTTGCATAGGCACCATGAATTAGGATGGCAATTGCTTTATGACTATAGCAGCAATGAACAGTGTCAAGAAAACAGATTTTAGGACGCTCTCTGGCACCAATAAATATAACAAACacctcgagagagagagagagaggtcagaGGAATTACAAGCATTTTAGATAACGACAAAGTTCCTAGTCTCCCTCATCCATTTGTTGTTGGCATACGAAGTATGAAAGAGGAGTTAGAAAATCTTTCCCATGGGTTTTAATTCCCTTGGCAAATGATCATAGTTTCCTGTATCTATGTTTGACTGGAACAATGGTCGCTTCCCAAAGTTTTGAACAACACCTGCTGCCAAGTGCTCCTTGTTGGGTGTCAGCATCACGTAGTTGGGATCCGCTCTTTGATAACTACATTTTATGAAAACATATAGGAAATCAATGGAAGTCAAATATGGATGAGGAGCTATGCTGTACTTGATGAAATATTTTGACAAGGATATTGGTTGACATCAGACAAATGCCTAATTCCAAAAAATGACAAGGGTGATGACCTCGTAGAACTCTTAAATATGATGATTATGCTAATTAATAGTATACAAGGGAAGAACCTGGGTTCTCTTAGATCCTCGGTGCGGATTCCAAATCCATATGAAGTCGTTCCATTCCGACGATCATTAATAGCTAGGAGAAACAacagaaaggattttttttttgtcagaaTGATTAAAATTTAGCAAAATCAGCACATAAGATTACAAAAATAGAGTCTCACTTGATGCATCCAAAATATGAGGTCCCAGTCCAATTGCTTATCCTCCTGATTTAGTTTTGTTCAAAACTTCAAATAAtattaaaacacttaatttcattAGTTATTTTGTACACATTTATAAAGGATTATCATCTAGGTATTCTTGCCTAGCTATTGCCTAAGTCTGTATGCTGCTGATCTAAAATAACTAGCTGATTGCTTTTCACTTGTTATGGTTGTTGAGTCCAACAAATTATTTTACATGACcgttttcattaattattttgtACACATTTATTAAGGATTCTCATCTAGGTATTTTTGCTTAGCTATTGGCAAAAGTCGTAAGCTGCTGATCTAAAATAACTAGATGATTGCTTTTCACTCGTTATGGTTATTGAGTGTAACAAATTTATTTTGCATGAATGTTTTAatacttttcttggatattcatAAAAGAAATCAAGATCTTTGGATGTTTTGGTCCTATTTTTTATGTGCTTCCTACATTATTGTTCTTGTTGATgaatttttctctctctttcttgttgttcaaattaaAGCCGAATGCACTTTATTTGTTATCAAAAGCATAACTAAAACTAGCAAATGCTGGCCCCTCGCATCAATTGTTGGTTCAGTTTGAAGTTTGAACCATGCCAGAAGAGAAAACCTCATGGTTCATAAGGAAAAACATTCCAGTCAGCGAAATTTACCTGTAATACTAAATGTAAAGGAAGGTCTCCACCAAgacttaaatgctaaagctacagAAGAGCCAAAAGGACCCAATTTCCCCTGCATCATGGAAAAATTAACAGTGTAGAAATATACACAATGTTTCAGAAAAGCTTTGAATCACAATGTTTCACCTTCACTAAGAAGTTCTTATTGGCTTGCCAAGATGCGGCTAATTGGAATGAGGAGTTATCACCACTCCCCAAAGATTTATCTCCATCGATTCTTtaccaaagagaaaaagaaactcAATTAGGTATTTAACCAGCAGTCATTGTAAAAAGACGTTGTTTGTTAATCTAATTTACCTCGACATTAGCTCAAAGCCAAAGTCAATATAATTTGTAATGCCAGCTATTTGGCTTTCTTCAAATGGATTTTTCACCTGCTTGACAGCACAAGGTTCAATTAATCGATCTCTCCAAACTATTACAGAAAACCATGGATATCTTGTATCCAATCCATAGAAAATcaaggcataacatgattttgaaGCAAATCAATGGTAGAAATTTAATTGCCAACAGAGTGGATGCAATATAATTTGGGAGATATCCCATCATATCTCTAATACCAAGGTTTAGTACTTGGCAACACCGCTGACTCAggctcatatatattatgttggaCACCAGATTACACATATATCTATTCAGACATAAATGCCACTTCAATTAGCAATATAGAATAGTAAAACTGCTGCAAGCAAAGCCAAACTATACGTACCCTTCTTTGCACCACAAAATGTTGATAGAAGGATGCAATTAGCTGCAAGAAAACAAATTAGAGAACATTACATGCGGAATAGATTGAGTGACAAAAATGCTTCCATGTCTGCTGAAAGATGCATCATCCAAGGGTAGATAATAATGGTAGAAACTTCTGATGAACAATTTGAGATCTCATAGAAAATTAGAAAGGTCAAATGAGTAAATTTACAATAACACAAGCTATCAACAAACCAAAAAAGTAGACTCAAGATTCATGTATTTTCTCACAGACTACAAGATGTATGCAACTGATTGAGGAGCAAGGCTGGAAAACAGCAAAATCAGCATACCTGTGAGCTTCTAGCTAGTTCAAGGCTGAAATTGTATGAAGGACAAAGGGGGCTGCTGGAACCAACTCCATAACCAATTGAACAACTCCAGTTATTTAGATCCTTGAAGCACAACGGCTTTTTGCTCTCACCTATAAAAGTAAAAACCCAATAGTAAAACACGATAAAATGCTCCAACTCTTTTCTAATGCTAAATTCTTCAAATGAACACCAATATTTCATGCTTTATCTAAATGTAATATTGTCAAATATAGAGGTTATCAAATTATACCATTAATTTAATAGTCAACAGAAAACAGACAAGTTATCGGTTACGTGTCTGTTATCGGTTATGCATGATTGTTTGGCCTTGAATTA of Musa acuminata AAA Group cultivar baxijiao chromosome BXJ1-7, Cavendish_Baxijiao_AAA, whole genome shotgun sequence contains these proteins:
- the LOC135679555 gene encoding uncharacterized protein LOC135679555 — its product is MGNLFAKEEPPPMVLVPPIFDFPPLAARTRMLVPAYDLLFGKLALRCLFEDYFEQPRHLNTRIMLKPLEDPNVDLIATVSGPLDQTSGRTMEGNALFRWQRDLDDPNTFMDIMVSTNDPMLRLRSCAYYPKYRLGAFGIFPLLKSKRVLPEDYGVMGLRYGSEILSIGSTFMPFPLSSDTPVSAWLVGRAGRLSIGVQYKPLCESKKPLCFKDLNNWSCSIGYGVGSSSPLCPSYNFSLELARSSQLIASFYQHFVVQRRVKNPFEESQIAGITNYIDFGFELMSRIDGDKSLGSGDNSSFQLAASWQANKNFLVKGKLGPFGSSVALAFKSWWRPSFTFSITAINDRRNGTTSYGFGIRTEDLREPSYQRADPNYVMLTPNKEHLAAGVVQNFGKRPLFQSNIDTGNYDHLPRELKPMGKIF